One stretch of Thermodesulfobacteriota bacterium DNA includes these proteins:
- a CDS encoding transposase: protein MPFGDIVEGRMFLNEIGFLVSDEWIRSVQLRKEIELDEFVVMPNHLHGIVIIRESNVGATGRSPLPKGPKPRSIGAFIAGFKSSATKRINIMRGTSGFRIWQRNYYERIIRNEDELNEIREYIANNPLKWESDEENPDVYPMAF from the coding sequence ATGCCTTTTGGTGATATTGTTGAAGGTCGAATGTTTTTGAATGAAATCGGTTTTCTTGTGAGTGATGAATGGATCCGTTCAGTTCAATTACGAAAAGAAATCGAATTAGATGAGTTTGTTGTAATGCCAAATCATCTACACGGTATTGTTATAATTAGAGAATCAAATGTAGGGGCGACCGGCCGGTCGCCCCTACCTAAGGGACCCAAGCCGAGATCAATAGGGGCGTTTATTGCAGGTTTTAAATCCTCTGCAACAAAACGAATAAATATAATGCGTGGTACCTCCGGTTTCCGTATATGGCAACGTAATTATTACGAACGCATCATCCGAAACGAAGATGAATTAAATGAGATCAGAGAGTATATCGCTAATAACCCCCTAAAATGGGAATCGGATGAAGAAAACCCGGACGTTTACCCTATGGCTTTTTAA
- the thiI gene encoding tRNA uracil 4-sulfurtransferase ThiI, with protein MSILVHYGELALKGKNRRLFENKLIENIKKATGGKVGRFEGRLLVEDGDSDSLNNVFGISWFAPSYRVKKDLKEIKELIIEKTGERINGDPTFGIFVKRVDKKFPYTSMEVAKDIGEEIVRKYKLEVSLKNPELPIYVEIADEVFVHFQKVEGLGGLPVGVSGRVLGLLSGGIDSPVASYLIMKRGCNVDFIHFHVFSNNQAVAKTKIADLVLAINKYQFESRVFLAPYKLFQVALMKNRVGPGYELILFRRFIARVAERVAREWGLQALVTGDSLGQVASQTIENLNLTGNAVSLPVLQPLISFDKGEIVRLARQIGTYDISIRPYKDCCSIIAPSPKIKPRLSHVEAYEQRMNIDRVINETLELIEVCEW; from the coding sequence ATGTCAATCCTGGTGCACTACGGTGAGCTTGCCCTCAAGGGTAAGAACCGGAGATTATTCGAAAACAAACTCATAGAGAATATTAAAAAGGCTACCGGTGGAAAGGTCGGAAGGTTCGAGGGGCGCCTATTAGTGGAGGACGGAGATTCGGATTCGTTAAATAATGTTTTTGGTATATCCTGGTTCGCCCCGTCATATAGAGTTAAAAAAGACCTAAAAGAGATAAAGGAATTGATAATAGAAAAAACGGGAGAAAGAATAAATGGGGATCCCACTTTCGGGATATTTGTAAAAAGGGTGGATAAAAAGTTTCCCTATACCTCTATGGAGGTAGCGAAAGATATAGGCGAGGAGATAGTTAGAAAATATAAGCTCGAGGTGAGTCTTAAGAATCCGGAGCTTCCTATTTATGTAGAGATCGCCGACGAGGTTTTTGTCCATTTCCAGAAGGTAGAAGGATTAGGCGGATTGCCCGTAGGGGTGAGCGGTAGGGTCTTAGGTCTCTTATCAGGGGGGATAGACTCACCCGTCGCCTCTTATTTAATCATGAAGAGGGGATGTAACGTGGATTTTATCCACTTTCATGTTTTTTCCAATAACCAGGCAGTGGCTAAAACCAAAATTGCCGATTTGGTCTTGGCTATCAACAAATACCAATTTGAATCCAGGGTTTTTCTGGCTCCCTATAAGCTGTTTCAGGTAGCTCTCATGAAAAATAGGGTTGGTCCGGGCTATGAACTAATCCTATTCAGGAGGTTCATTGCCAGGGTGGCCGAGAGGGTGGCCAGGGAATGGGGGTTACAGGCGCTTGTCACCGGTGACAGCCTGGGGCAGGTGGCATCTCAAACTATCGAAAACCTGAATTTAACCGGGAATGCGGTCTCCTTGCCTGTCTTACAGCCCCTAATTTCCTTCGATAAGGGGGAAATCGTTCGTCTAGCGAGGCAAATAGGCACTTACGACATATCTATTAGGCCTTACAAGGACTGTTGTTCCATTATAGCCCCGAGTCCTAAAATCAAACCCCGCCTGTCGCATGTAGAGGCGTACGAGCAAAGGATGAATATAGACCGGGTTATAAACGAGACCCTGGAATTGATCGAGGTATGTGAGTGGTGA
- a CDS encoding gluconate 2-dehydrogenase subunit 3 family protein, producing the protein MNPSRRNFIKTIAVGMLGKGLISSFPFQAFGETEKFEDGFEIQKGFKVFNRETQKSMEALADTLVPGAKKLGIKRIFMDNISKDPGAAGFFDAGFWNLDTISKTKFKKPFYALEKKEEKEEVINHVSVKNRTFFKQFRETIINLYYTHPEVWKKLSYNGPPQPRGFMDYASPPKVSGG; encoded by the coding sequence ATGAATCCGAGTAGGAGAAACTTTATAAAAACCATCGCCGTCGGAATGCTGGGAAAGGGCTTAATATCAAGCTTCCCTTTTCAAGCATTCGGAGAAACGGAAAAATTCGAAGATGGATTCGAGATACAAAAAGGGTTTAAGGTATTCAACAGAGAAACACAAAAAAGCATGGAGGCGCTGGCAGACACCCTGGTCCCCGGGGCAAAGAAGTTGGGGATAAAGCGAATATTCATGGATAATATTTCAAAAGACCCGGGAGCGGCGGGCTTTTTCGATGCCGGATTCTGGAACCTGGATACCATCTCCAAGACCAAGTTCAAAAAGCCATTTTACGCACTGGAGAAGAAAGAAGAGAAAGAGGAAGTTATAAATCACGTCAGCGTAAAGAACAGGACCTTTTTCAAGCAGTTTCGTGAAACGATAATAAACCTGTATTACACACATCCTGAAGTGTGGAAGAAACTCTCTTATAATGGTCCTCCCCAGCCGAGGGGGTTTATGGATTATGCTTCTCCGCCTAAAGTGTCAGGCGGGTAG
- a CDS encoding peptidylprolyl isomerase, protein MRKVFPLLLLIALINVSCTQSEKKEETKKDATKTEVTTADKEESGTGKKVVARVNGKPIYQEDLKGRPLRMVINEEILYQEGLKQGLDKRFQGEIDDYKKRVIAETVKRELLSELPKAKEIEVTEEQIRNYYEKHPDKYTFISVKEISLPDKTTAEEVRKKLLAGEDPAKIKSELGEKAVVKDLKFGKMHYKKFDKIEVGTISEIIEDGGQFKILQITDVRQVPLQKVSNAIKHRIIARKTGKMIQEKVDEMKKENNIKVEIIAEQEEIIEEDESE, encoded by the coding sequence ATGAGAAAAGTTTTTCCTTTGTTGCTGTTGATTGCCCTCATCAATGTTTCATGCACCCAATCGGAGAAAAAAGAGGAAACCAAAAAAGACGCTACTAAGACAGAAGTGACCACTGCTGACAAAGAAGAAAGCGGCACTGGTAAGAAAGTGGTAGCCCGAGTGAATGGAAAACCGATATACCAAGAAGACTTAAAAGGAAGACCACTGAGAATGGTCATAAATGAAGAGATCCTCTACCAGGAGGGATTAAAACAGGGGCTGGATAAACGATTTCAAGGGGAAATAGATGACTACAAGAAGAGGGTCATAGCGGAAACAGTGAAAAGGGAGCTTTTGAGTGAGCTGCCCAAGGCTAAAGAAATAGAAGTGACCGAAGAGCAGATTAGGAATTACTACGAAAAACACCCGGACAAATACACATTCATAAGTGTAAAAGAGATATCCCTTCCGGATAAAACCACTGCGGAGGAAGTTCGCAAGAAACTACTGGCTGGAGAAGACCCGGCAAAAATAAAATCAGAACTGGGTGAAAAGGCCGTGGTTAAGGACCTGAAATTTGGCAAGATGCATTATAAAAAGTTTGATAAGATAGAAGTGGGTACTATAAGCGAAATCATAGAGGACGGGGGCCAATTTAAAATCTTACAAATTACCGATGTGAGGCAAGTCCCTCTTCAGAAGGTAAGCAATGCCATAAAGCACCGCATAATAGCGAGAAAGACGGGCAAGATGATCCAAGAGAAGGTCGATGAAATGAAGAAGGAGAACAACATCAAGGTGGAGATTATCGCTGAACAAGAGGAGATTATCGAAGAGGATGAATCCGAGTAG
- a CDS encoding GMC family oxidoreductase — MSQKNKKYDCIVIGSGPGGAPFAWRLASKGMNVLVLETGDRYDPHKDYPLTKDDWEKSGFPYRKKLRLDFGKSQSLDEKYAQLKSWNKASGKLNPSSERVYHRYQHVLGVGGTTLHFQGEAHRLHPSAFRMKSLFGVAEDWPVSYEDIEPYYSEVEKILGVAGPEEIPGRPRSVSYPLPPHKLSYASQVIGKGCKELGLELLPNSVAILSIPYRETPPCNYCNGCVWGCPRKDKGTVDVTFVPLAENTGRCEILTNSFVSRIEVEKKNGRKRAKGVLYRDRDGKEQFVEGDYIAVACGAVETPRLLLNSGLSGNGVVGKNFMETVFYQVVAFHPERLDSYRGIPIDGVIWKWNEPSKELGFKGGFRLFATVGSAVGPVNYALRYQEGWGEEFVKGIEKWFGHAVSMGGIGEFLPNKDTFVTVSETVKDEFGVPVAKIQSFLEDPELKIMDAMAKTSKEILRASGAEEIVEESSAYDFFNATHVFGTCRMGKNPETSVVGSDLRSHEVDNLLVTDASVFPSSGGGDAPSLTIEALSLRAADLLLENLKKG; from the coding sequence ATGTCTCAGAAAAATAAGAAATACGATTGTATTGTCATAGGGTCTGGTCCGGGCGGGGCGCCGTTTGCCTGGCGGCTCGCTTCAAAAGGCATGAACGTGCTGGTGCTCGAGACCGGAGACCGATATGATCCCCATAAGGACTATCCATTAACTAAGGATGATTGGGAAAAAAGTGGTTTCCCCTACCGGAAAAAGCTTCGGCTGGACTTTGGTAAGAGTCAAAGCCTTGATGAAAAATACGCTCAACTGAAATCTTGGAATAAAGCCTCCGGAAAGCTTAATCCTTCCAGCGAGAGGGTGTACCATCGGTACCAACACGTTCTTGGAGTGGGTGGAACCACGCTTCACTTCCAGGGTGAGGCCCATCGTCTCCATCCCAGCGCGTTTCGGATGAAGAGCCTTTTCGGTGTAGCCGAGGACTGGCCGGTAAGTTACGAGGATATAGAGCCTTATTATTCAGAAGTGGAAAAGATATTAGGCGTTGCCGGGCCGGAGGAGATACCGGGAAGACCGCGCAGCGTTTCCTACCCTCTTCCCCCTCACAAATTGAGCTATGCTAGTCAGGTCATTGGGAAGGGCTGCAAAGAACTGGGCCTCGAGCTTTTGCCTAATTCGGTGGCTATCCTCTCTATTCCATACCGTGAAACTCCGCCCTGTAATTATTGCAATGGGTGCGTCTGGGGATGTCCGAGAAAGGATAAAGGAACTGTGGATGTTACTTTTGTTCCCCTTGCCGAGAATACTGGAAGATGCGAGATTCTTACAAATTCCTTTGTATCAAGGATCGAAGTGGAAAAAAAGAATGGCCGGAAGAGGGCTAAAGGGGTTTTATACCGTGATAGAGACGGAAAGGAGCAGTTTGTGGAAGGGGATTACATTGCTGTTGCCTGCGGAGCGGTGGAGACTCCCAGGCTGCTCCTGAATTCGGGACTGAGCGGAAATGGGGTTGTGGGCAAAAATTTCATGGAAACGGTTTTTTACCAGGTGGTGGCTTTTCACCCGGAGAGGCTTGATTCATACAGGGGAATCCCGATAGACGGCGTAATATGGAAATGGAATGAGCCTAGCAAGGAGCTGGGCTTTAAGGGTGGCTTCAGGCTATTCGCCACAGTCGGCAGCGCGGTAGGTCCGGTGAACTATGCACTTCGTTATCAAGAAGGCTGGGGAGAAGAGTTTGTGAAAGGAATAGAAAAATGGTTTGGCCACGCTGTCAGCATGGGCGGGATCGGGGAATTTCTCCCCAACAAAGACACGTTTGTCACCGTCAGCGAAACGGTCAAGGATGAGTTTGGAGTGCCTGTTGCCAAGATACAGTCGTTCCTCGAGGACCCGGAGCTTAAGATAATGGATGCCATGGCCAAAACGTCCAAGGAGATTTTGAGAGCATCGGGTGCCGAAGAGATAGTGGAGGAGTCCTCTGCCTATGACTTTTTCAATGCAACGCACGTGTTCGGCACATGCCGGATGGGAAAGAACCCGGAGACATCGGTTGTGGGTTCGGACCTAAGAAGCCATGAGGTTGACAATTTGCTAGTTACCGACGCTAGCGTTTTCCCTTCTTCGGGCGGTGGTGATGCACCATCTCTAACCATAGAGGCTCTCAGTCTCAGAGCGGCCGACCTGCTCTTGGAGAATCTGAAAAAGGGGTAA